TGGAGGCCGATGGCCGCGCGCAGAAGATCTACGACACGTGGTTTGGCCCCAAGAGCAAGACGCCGCTCAAGCGCATCTACAAGATCGGCGACAAAACCGCTGGCTGATGGCGCCGGCCCACGCCGCGCGCCGCCAGGGGCCTTGCACGCCGATTCGCGGCGCTGGGGCCACGGCAGGGGCGGCGGCGCGGGCGGGCTGACCGGTCCACGTTCGATCCACGTTCCACCCGCGCTCAGCCCGCGTGGGCTCCTGGTTCGCAACCCGCGCCCGGTGGCAGCGGGTTGCGGCGTTTTCGGGCAGCGTCCCGCGCTGCCCTTTTCCCTTTTTTGAGCGGCGGGACACGGCCCGCTGCACCCCCGCATGAACGGCTTGCCTTCTTTTCTGGCGCCCCACTACCTGGCCTGGCTGGGTGAAGGGCTGCTGACCACGTTATGGACTTCGGTGCTGGTGATCGCCGCATCGCTGGCGCTGGGCCTGATGCTGGCGGCTGCGCGCGAATACGGTGGCCCGCTGGCGCGGCGCCTGGCGGGCTTGTACCTGTCTGTGTTTCGCAATACGCCGCTGCTGGTGCAGCTGTTCTTCTGGTACTTCGGCCTGCCCGCGCTGCTGCACGAAGGCGTGCTGCCGTGGCTGAACACGCCGCACGCGCTGGCGGTGGGCGGCGTCACGCTGGTGAGTTGGCCGTCGTTTGAGTTTCTGGCCGCCACCGTCGGGCTGGTGGCGTATTCCACCGCCTACGTGGGTGAAGACATCCGCTCGGGCCTGCGCGGCGTGCCGTCGGGCCAGCGCCAGGCTGCGATGGCGCTGGGCTTTACCCCCCAGCAGGTGCTGACGCAGGTGGTGTTTCCGCAGGCGCTGCGCATCGCCGCGGCGCCGCTGATCGGCCAGTCGATGAACATCCTGAAGAACACGTCGCTGGGCATGGCGATCGGGCTGATGGAGCTGTCCTACCGCACGCGGCAGGTGGAGGCCGAGACGTGGAAGACGTTTCAGGTGTACGGCGTGTCCACCGTGCTGTACATCGCCGCCATCGGGCTGCTGGCGCTGGCGGGCGCGTGGTGGCAGCGGCGGCTGCAGCGCCGGCCCGGCGCCGCGTAACCGGCCGCACAAAGGAGCCGCGCGATGGACTTTTCTTTTCTGCACAACGACCTGGGCTATCTGCTGTGGGGCACCTTCCCCGAGGGCCCGCCCGGCGGCGCGCTGCTGACGCTGATCCTGGCCGCCAGCGGCGCCGTGCTGTCAGCGGCGCTGGGGCTGGCATTCGGCATCGCGCTGGTGATGGCGCGCGGCGCAGCGCTGGTGGGGCTGCGCACGGTGCTGGGCTTTTTGCGCGCCATTCCGGTGCTGATGCTGATCTTCTGGACGTACTTTCTGCTGCCGGTGCTGTTCGGCGTGGCGGTGCCCGGCGCTGTGTCGGTGGTGGCGGCGCTGGCGCTGGTGAGTGGTGCCTACCTGGGGCACGCGGTGGCGGCGGGGATCGAGGCGGTGGGCGCGTCGCAGTGGAACGCCGCGCTGGCGCTGGGCTTCACCCGCTGGGGCGCGCTGCGCCAGGTGGTGCTGCCGCAGGCGCTGCGGATGATGCTGCCGTCGTTCATCAACCAGTGGGTGACGCTGGTGAAAGACAGCTCACTGGCGTACATCGTGGGCGTGCCAGAGCTGTCGTTCCTGGCCACGCAGGTCAACGCCCAGCTGATGGTGCGCCCGGCTGAGGTGTTTTTGGTGGTGGGCGCGGTGTACTGGCTGATCTGCAGCGCGCTGGACGGCGCGGCCAACGCCATGGCGCGCACGCACGCGGGGCGCGCCGGGGCGCCGGTGCGTGTATGAAGCGGGTGATGGGCAGCGGGTGGCGCGCCAGGCGGAGCGACGCGGTTTCATCAACCTATTTGGCCTACAGCGCCCTTTGGATCAGCGCTGGCAGCTATTCCTTCAATAGCAATCAGGCTCGGCGGTCGGGCGCCCTGCCCTCATCCGCTAGTACGAACGCCGCCCTGCTATCCGCCTGAAAACCCGCCCGCCCAGGCGCGCGCGTGGGCCGCGCGGCCCGCCGGGCTTGCGCCGGGCCGGCGCTTGCGCAAGGCGTGGCCCATCGCGGTGCGGGCGGTGGCGCCGTGCCGCGCGGCGAAGCGGTAGGCGCCGCGCCGGTACGACATGCGGTAGACCAGCGAATACGCGCTGGCCCGCAGCGCCACGGGCCAGTGCGCGCGTGGGTGAATGGGCACGGGCGCGTCGGCCGGCACCGCCACGGCCGGGGCCAGCACGGCGGCCGCCAGCGGCGGGGGCGCGATGGGCTGGTGATCTGGCTGCGCGGCGGGCAGGCGCACGGCACCTTCGCCGGGCGCCAGCGCAAGCGCAAGCGGGGTGGATTCAGGGGCCACGTCGCCGGTTTGCACGGCGGGCGATTCGGCGGCCCGGGCCAACGCGGCGCCGGTCAGCGCACCCCACCAGCCCCTGGGCGCGGCCATGGCGCCACCGGCCGCGGCCTGGGCCGGCGTGGCGCCTTCGCCGCCTGAGCCGCCTGCCCTTGGCGCGGCGCTGGCTGCCTCAGCGCCTGGCTTGGCGCGCGGCGGCGCGTCGCGGCGGCGCAGCGCCCAGCGCTCGACGGTGTAGTAAGACAAGGCGGCCAGCGCGGTAGACAGGATGAAGCCCAGCACCACCACCGCCTGCCAGGGCAGATCGGCCCGCAAATAGCGCACCACGGGGTAATGCCACAGATAGATGCCGTACGACAGCTTGCCGATGGTGACCAGCGGGCGCGCGCTCAGCATTTCGGCCACCGGCCCGCGCGGCACCAGCACCGCCACCAGCACCAGGGCGGTGGCCAGCTCCACCACCGTCATACCCCAGACCATGGCGTTCATGTCGTCCCAGGCCTGCTCCATGAGCAGCGGCACGGCCAGCACCAGCCACATGAAATGCGGCAGGCGCGCGCGCAGCGCCTGGAACCAGCGCGGTTGCTCCAGCACCAGCGCGGCCAGCAGCGCGCCGGTCAGCAGGCCCGTGGTGCGGGTGTCGAAGCGAAAGAAGATCTCGTAGAACTGCTGCCCCTGCACCACCCACAGCACGCGCCACGCCCAGCCCAGCACCACCAGCGCCGCGATGGCGCGCCACAGCTGGCCACGGGGCGTGCGGCGCACCAGCAGGGCCAGCAGCGGCGGCCAGATCAGGTAGAAGTGCTCTTCCACGGACAGCGACCACATGTGCAGCAGCGCGTCGGGCTGGTCGAAGAAGGCGATGCCGTAGTCGGCCAGGTACAGCGCGGACACCAGCGCGTCGCTGTACACGCCTTCGATGCCCGGCCACAGCCGCGGCGCCAGCAGGCAGTAGGCGGCCAGAAAGAACAGCAGCGCGGGCATCAGCCGGTAGAAGCGGCGGCGGTAAAAGCGCCAATACTGGATGCGGCCGGTGCCGCCCAGCTCCTGCAGCAGCAGCGAGGTGATCAGGTAGCCGCTGAGCACGAAGAACAGGTCAACCCCGTAAAACGCCCCTTCAAACAGCGGCGCGTGCGCGTGCGACAGGATCACCAGCACGATGGCCACGCCGCGCAGGCCGTCCAGCGCGGGGTTGTACGTCAGCGCGCCGGGCGGCGGCGGTGGGTCGGCGGAAAACGTCGACACCTGCTTGCCGGGCGCCGAGAAGCTTGCTTGCGTCAAAACGGGAAATACCTCCTTCGCGGCCCGCGTCCAGTGCCGCCGCACGCCGCAGCCGCCTCGCTCAGCCAAAGAAAACCGTGGTGCCGCGCACCCATAGGCGGCCTGATCGCGCCGCGCCGGTGCGCTTGCGAGTGGGCACGCCAGACCGATGTGGCCCGACCACAAACCCCGACGAATCACGCCCAACCGGCGCCGCAGCCGGGGCGCGCCCCTTGGCAGACGCCCGCGCCAGAACGAAGTTCCCGCGCCGGGGCGCATCGCCTGGCCCGTCCTCCGAAAATTCTAGTCAGTGCTTGCTATCACCCGGTTGCCAAGTGTGTGCAGGCATGAGCAAACGTGACGGACGTGGGCGATGCGGTTGATGGGTGGCGGAGGGCAGGCACTCGGCAGCCGCTCAGTAGCCGCTCAGCGCGCACGAGGGAGCCGCGCGGAGGCTCACAATCACTTCAATTTTGATAGCTGCCAGCGCTGGTGCCGCCTGCGCCAGAGGCCAAAATCATCAGAAAGCAACCTGGACGAGGAGGCCGCACACGCCGGCTCGTCGCAGGCGATCAGCGCCGGGGATCAGCAGAGTAGATCGCGCCCACGCCGCGCCGCTGGGGCAGCGGCAACGCATTCGCGGCGCCCGCAGGCCAGCCGGCCCCAGCCGACCGGCTCAGCCCCGGCTGCGCTGCCGGCGCCAGGCGAACGCGCCCAGGCCCAGGCTCATCAGCACCAGGCCCCAGAAGCCCACGCTGGGCACGGGATCGATCTGCTCGGTCAGGCAGCGGGTGGCGTCCGCCGAGTTGGACCCGGGCGCGATGGCGGCGTAACCCAGCACCGTGCCGCTGGCGTCGACGTTCAGCAGGCGCCCTTCTGTGAAGCTGCCGCCTGCCACCCCAAGAGGCGTCTGGTTGGCAAAAAAGGCGAAGGTGCCGTCCGCCAGCTGCGCGGCGCCGCCATAGGGCTGGTCGCCCGCCTTGGGCAGGAACAGGAGATCGGACACGTTGTTCGATACAGGCAGGCTGGCCACGGTCTGCGTCACCGCGCCGCTGTTGAGATCTGCCCGCCAGTAGTAGGACGCGGCGGGTGTAGTGATGGAAAACCCGCTTCGCACAGGCGACCGGTAGCTGATGCCATAGGCGTAGGTGCCGGTGGCGTCAATGGCGAAGTCGCCGGACGAATTCAGCAGGATCGGCGCGCTCAGGTTGGTTACCTTCACCAGCTTGGGCGGGGTGGTGGTCACGTCGATGTGCAGCAGGGTCTGCATCTGCTGCACCGTGCCGCCGCTGCGGCCATACGCGCCCACGCGCAGCATGCCAACCACCAGGTAGCCGGTCACCGGGTCGATGTCGGCGGCGTTGAAGTTGGGGTTGGGGGACGGATCGAAGATGCTGTGCGCCGGGGTGCCGGTGGTCGCGAAGGCGCTGGCGTCGATCACCCCCAGGTTTTGCGCGCCCGCATCGCCGTAGCGCACCACCTGGAAGGCGCGATAGTCCTGCTGCCAGGTGGCCGGCGCGTCGGAGGTATCGGCCGAAAGCGCCCTAACGCCGTAGATGTACCCGTCCTGCGGCCGCATGCCCGCCGCCACCGTACCAGGCGATTGGCCCGTCCAGACCGTCGTCTGCGTAGCCGTCAGCCCGGCGCCGGTGCCGGACACGCCGACCTTGACCAGCGTGTTGGTGCCAGGGTTGCCCTCGGCGTAGCGAAGCAGGTAGAAGGCGTTTTCACTCGCCTTGCAGCGCGGCAAGGGGTTGCCCGCCTGCGCGTGCGCGGAAGTGCTGACGGCCAGCCCGGCCAGCAAGGCCAGTCCGAGGCCGGCTGAAGCCAGGGCGCGTTGGGGCAGTGAAAAGCGTTGGGATGTCAGTGCGTGCATGGCGGGTCTCGATCAAGTCGCGGGGTGGCAAGGGCGCGCGGGAAAGGCCAAGCTGGCATCACCGCAGTCTCCGGCCCAATACCTTTGTTTGCATATTCGGGGCGCATGGTATTCACAAGGCCGAGCAGCCGCCAGCCCCTGAACTGGGGGTCGAGGGCCCAAAAACCTTGTGTTTTGTCAACCGTTTCTCATTCGGGCTTCCCCGCAATACCCTGCGCCGGCGTATCCGCCGGTGACACACCGCGCCAGAGTCCACACCCATAATCGCGCGCATGCCACGCCCCAGCCAGTTGCTGCACCCGCAGCGCGACCCCGCGCCCACGCGCCCCGCGGCCACCGTCTTGCTGCTGCGCGACGGTGCGCAAGGCATGCAAGTGCTGATGACGCGCCGCTCGGCCACCGCCAGCTTTGCCCCAGGTGCCTACGTGTTTCCCGGCGGCACCATCGACGAGGGCGACACCCAGTCGCACGCCCACGCCACGCGCCGCCCCTCGCAAAGCGACGCGCAACTCACGCAAGCCATCGCCGCCATCCGCGAGAGTTTTGAAGAGCTGGGCGTGCTGCTGGCCCGCCACGCCGATGGCCAACCGGCCACAGCAGCCGACATCGCCACGCTGGACCGCGCCGCGCCGCTGGCCCCCCAATGCGCCGCGCGCGGCCTGACGCTGGCCGCGGCCGACGTTTACACGCTGGCGCACTGGATCACCGACCGCGACCTGCCCCGCCGCTTTGACGTGCCGTTCCTGGTGGCGCGCATGCCCGAGGGCCAGACCCCGGTGGCCGACGAGGCAGAGCAGTTCGAGCCCGTCTGGGTGCGCCCGGCCGACGCGCTGGCGCGCCACGCTGCGGGCCAGTTCTTCATGATCTTCCCCACCCTTCGCACGCTGGAGCGCCTGCAGGCCTATCCCGACGTAGCCAGCGTGCTGGCGGCCTGCACGGGTGAGCAGCCGCTGTGGACCAGCTGCCCGCGCGCCGGTTGGCTGGCTGGCGAAGACGCGCGCTATATGGAGCACGAAGCGCCTTTTGGCGAGCTGGCGCTGGTCACGCCCGACGGGCAGCAGCTGCACCATCTGGATTGGCAGTCGCGCCAGCCCGTGCCGCTGCTCAAAAACGTGCTGCGCCTGACGGCCAGCAACGCAGGCTTCATGACCGGGCCGGGCACCAACAGCTACCTGGTGGGCGATCCGCGCACCGGTTACATCGTGATCGACCCCGGCCCCGCCGACGCGGCCCACATCGAACGCCTGTGGCGCGCCGCGGGCGACCAGATCAGGTACATCGTCTGCACGCATTCGCACGCCGACCATTCGCCCGGCGCCAAGCCGCTGCAGGCGCTGTGCAGCGACCCCAAGCCGCCCATCCTGGGCCTGGCCTCGCGCCCCACGGCGCGCGCCGCCAGCCAGTTCACGCCCGACCGTGAGCTACAAAATAATGAGCGCCTGGCGCTGACTGTGACTGCGCCAGAAGGCGAAATCACCCACACGCTGCGCACAGTGTTCACCCCCGGACATGCTGCGAACCACGTGTGCTTCGTGCTGGAAGAAGACGGCCTGCTGTTCAGCGGCGACCACATCCTGAACGGCAGCACCACGGTCGTCGACCCGCCCGACGGCCACATGGGCGACTACCTCGATTCGCTGGACCGGCTGGCCGACATTTGCCAAAGCGACGGCGTGCAGTTCATCTTGCCCGCGCACGGCTACGTGCTGGGCAACGCGGCGCAGGTCATCGCCCAGCTGAAGCAGCACCGCCTGGCGCGCGAGGCCAAAGTGCTGGCCGCCATGCTGGCCGCGCCGGGTGGCAGCATGGACGACTGGGTTGCCGCGGCCTACGACGACGTGCACCCGCGCGTATGGCCCATCGCCAAGCGATCCATGCTGGCGCACGTCGAGCACATCCGCGCGCTGGGCGCCGCACCGTAGCGCTGGCGGCCACGGCCGCCCGTCCACTTTCCTGATCTGCGCCACCCCGGCGGTCGTTACACGCCGCTACACTGGCTTCGGCCCGTGCACAGCGGGCCTTCAGGAGCAAGGGAGTACACCGGATGGCCTCAGTGCCCGTCCCCAAGGCTGCGGCGCGCACCGGCCGCCCGTCGATGCTGCGCGGCATCGACACGTACCGGGTGGCGTTCACGGGCTCTGGCGCCGAGTATTTCCGCGTGTGGGTGGTCAACATCGTGCTGAGCGTCGTCACCCTCAGCCTGTACACCCCCTGGGCCCGGCGCCGCACCGCGCAGTATTTCTACGGCCACACCCAGATCGCGGGCAGCCCGCTGGAATTCGTGGCCGAGCTGCGCCGCATGGTGTTCGGCTTTCTGGTGTATTTCGGCTTCTACGCCGCGTACGAGCTGGCGGTGTACACCGAGCAGGACCTGGCCACCACGCTGCTGGCGGCTGCCTTCGCCGTGCTGGCGCCCTTCGTGTGGGCCAGCGCCATGCGGTTTCGGTACCGCGCCACGCGCTGGCGCGGCATCCGCCTGGCTTTCGTCGCGACGTGGAAAGAGGTGTACACGGCTTCATGGCCGGTGTTCGTCGTGGCGGCCGTGTGGGTGGGCGTGTTTTTCACCGCCGAGGCGCTGACCCCGGATGAATCGTGGATCAAGACCTGGGTGATCGGCCAGGACGACGTGCCCGCCTTGATGTGGGCGCTGCTGGGCGCGGCCGCATTGGCAACACTGCTGTGCGTGATTCGGCTGGACTTCAACTACACGCGCCTGCGCCTGTCGCGCGTGCGCATGGGCGGGCAGATGGGGCGCTGGAAATTGGGCTACGCCAGCTTCCTGCGGGTGTGGCTGGGGGCGCTGGGCATCTTCTTGCTCGGCCTGCCGGTCCTGGTC
This genomic interval from Ottowia oryzae contains the following:
- a CDS encoding amino acid ABC transporter permease; the encoded protein is MNGLPSFLAPHYLAWLGEGLLTTLWTSVLVIAASLALGLMLAAAREYGGPLARRLAGLYLSVFRNTPLLVQLFFWYFGLPALLHEGVLPWLNTPHALAVGGVTLVSWPSFEFLAATVGLVAYSTAYVGEDIRSGLRGVPSGQRQAAMALGFTPQQVLTQVVFPQALRIAAAPLIGQSMNILKNTSLGMAIGLMELSYRTRQVEAETWKTFQVYGVSTVLYIAAIGLLALAGAWWQRRLQRRPGAA
- a CDS encoding amino acid ABC transporter permease is translated as MDFSFLHNDLGYLLWGTFPEGPPGGALLTLILAASGAVLSAALGLAFGIALVMARGAALVGLRTVLGFLRAIPVLMLIFWTYFLLPVLFGVAVPGAVSVVAALALVSGAYLGHAVAAGIEAVGASQWNAALALGFTRWGALRQVVLPQALRMMLPSFINQWVTLVKDSSLAYIVGVPELSFLATQVNAQLMVRPAEVFLVVGAVYWLICSALDGAANAMARTHAGRAGAPVRV
- a CDS encoding IPTL-CTERM sorting domain-containing protein gives rise to the protein MHALTSQRFSLPQRALASAGLGLALLAGLAVSTSAHAQAGNPLPRCKASENAFYLLRYAEGNPGTNTLVKVGVSGTGAGLTATQTTVWTGQSPGTVAAGMRPQDGYIYGVRALSADTSDAPATWQQDYRAFQVVRYGDAGAQNLGVIDASAFATTGTPAHSIFDPSPNPNFNAADIDPVTGYLVVGMLRVGAYGRSGGTVQQMQTLLHIDVTTTPPKLVKVTNLSAPILLNSSGDFAIDATGTYAYGISYRSPVRSGFSITTPAASYYWRADLNSGAVTQTVASLPVSNNVSDLLFLPKAGDQPYGGAAQLADGTFAFFANQTPLGVAGGSFTEGRLLNVDASGTVLGYAAIAPGSNSADATRCLTEQIDPVPSVGFWGLVLMSLGLGAFAWRRQRSRG
- a CDS encoding MBL fold metallo-hydrolase, whose product is MPRPSQLLHPQRDPAPTRPAATVLLLRDGAQGMQVLMTRRSATASFAPGAYVFPGGTIDEGDTQSHAHATRRPSQSDAQLTQAIAAIRESFEELGVLLARHADGQPATAADIATLDRAAPLAPQCAARGLTLAAADVYTLAHWITDRDLPRRFDVPFLVARMPEGQTPVADEAEQFEPVWVRPADALARHAAGQFFMIFPTLRTLERLQAYPDVASVLAACTGEQPLWTSCPRAGWLAGEDARYMEHEAPFGELALVTPDGQQLHHLDWQSRQPVPLLKNVLRLTASNAGFMTGPGTNSYLVGDPRTGYIVIDPGPADAAHIERLWRAAGDQIRYIVCTHSHADHSPGAKPLQALCSDPKPPILGLASRPTARAASQFTPDRELQNNERLALTVTAPEGEITHTLRTVFTPGHAANHVCFVLEEDGLLFSGDHILNGSTTVVDPPDGHMGDYLDSLDRLADICQSDGVQFILPAHGYVLGNAAQVIAQLKQHRLAREAKVLAAMLAAPGGSMDDWVAAAYDDVHPRVWPIAKRSMLAHVEHIRALGAAP
- a CDS encoding YjgN family protein, which produces MASVPVPKAAARTGRPSMLRGIDTYRVAFTGSGAEYFRVWVVNIVLSVVTLSLYTPWARRRTAQYFYGHTQIAGSPLEFVAELRRMVFGFLVYFGFYAAYELAVYTEQDLATTLLAAAFAVLAPFVWASAMRFRYRATRWRGIRLAFVATWKEVYTASWPVFVVAAVWVGVFFTAEALTPDESWIKTWVIGQDDVPALMWALLGAAALATLLCVIRLDFNYTRLRLSRVRMGGQMGRWKLGYASFLRVWLGALGIFLLGLPVLVATWVGLSTVMYQASRWLASPNGVVVVGLLMGVLTVLTLVLASLPARAWREARLFQLVWNSAGFGQMVRTRTRLRTSAYLRLRVKNVLLSFLTLGFYRPFAMASEYAAKVGSVSLYVKGNLDQLRGELVQEQGAFGDAAADAFGLDLIG